One Vanessa cardui chromosome 23, ilVanCard2.1, whole genome shotgun sequence DNA segment encodes these proteins:
- the LOC124539822 gene encoding TBC1 domain family member 7, with translation MADERNFRSSYYEKVGCRGVEEKKSLEILMKEKPWDRVKLKQFCLRFTVPAAYRNLVWKVLLDILPVYADSHQFVAEQRTDQYNHMLYAVEMLELVDMKAPRSEILLAMWLLENEERKPPKFPETNCNSADTFIPIANTLLQLYDDEVDVYWLSKMLTEIVRNMQKELPKLKEAFQSMLEKEDGELYNHLVEKKALDVLPLTKWFNCCFAGVLDDTSLTKIWDKICSGAPKILSFVAVTLVITLRRNILKAKNGDEVLKCVSEIPEQCEEVVANKAIELWQYYAQPQNDQLAKK, from the exons ATGGCAGACGAAAGAAACTTTCGATCATCTTATTATGAAAAAGTTGGCTGCCGCGGTGTAGAGGAGAAGAAATCTTTGGAAATACTTATGAAAGAGAAGCCCTGGGACAGGGTTAAGCTGAAACAATTCTGTCTACGTTTTACTGTTCCCGCTGCTTATAGGAATTTGGTATGGAAAGTGTTACTcg ATATTCTCCCAGTTTATGCAGATTCGCACCAATTTGTAGCAGAGCAACGCACAGACCAATATAACCACATGCTGTATGCAGTGGAAATGTTAGAACTAGTTGACATGAAGGCCCCTCGCAGTGAGATCCTTCTTGCTATGTGGCTACTTGAAAATGAAGAACGGAAACCACCTAAATTCCCAGAAACCAATTGTAAT TCCGCTGATACCTTCATACCAATAGCTAACACATTACTCCAGCTTTACGATGATGAGGTGGACGTCTATTGGCTAAGTAAGATGCTGACGGAGATAGTTCGTAACATGCAAAAAGAATTACCAAAATTAAAGGAAGCCTTTCAAAGTATGCTCGAAAAGGAAGATGGAGAACTATATAA cCATCTTGTTGAGAAGAAAGCACTAGACGTTTTACCGTTGACAAAATGGTTTAATTGCTGTTTCGCTGGAGTATTGGACGACACATCTCTTACAAA gatATGGGATAAAATCTGCAGTGGGGCACCAAAAATCCTGTCCTTTGTGGCTGTTACACTAGTTATAACTTTAAGAAGAAATATACTTAAAGCCAAAAATGGTGATGAAGTACTTAAGTGTGTATCAGAG ATACCTGAACAATGTGAAGAAGTGGTGGCGAATAAAGCAATTGAGTTATGGCAATACTATGCTCAACCACAGAACGATCAGCTAGCAAAGAAATGA